One region of Camelina sativa cultivar DH55 chromosome 6, Cs, whole genome shotgun sequence genomic DNA includes:
- the LOC109133384 gene encoding F-box/kelch-repeat protein At2g44700-like — translation MSNLAASNADERPRKTNQPPSSSLSSPISLLSLPLDMVLNVLARVPKRFYPILCCVSKKMRSLVLSPEIHETRSLLGKNSLYIFFLDEISRRPLYVYWYTLRRFMLYVLCPREGMASYDTRDGSCQRSEMPKDNWRHSGTCVIDNVLYLYFSRFGLMWYDTQLMIWRVVYGFDLGKSQCVGIAEYYGKLAILWEKPSPVNRESKEIWCTMIGLHVGIHGAAEPSQLLGIVPHCYIMRCCLSVSA, via the coding sequence ATGTCAAACCTCGCCGCTTCTAACGCCGACGAACGACCGCGAAAAACCAACCAACCACCGTCGTCTTCATTGTCATCGCCAATATCGCTTTTGTCACTGCCACTGGACATGGTTTTGAACGTCTTAGCCCGCGTACCAAAACGGTTTTACCCAATCCTCTGTTGCGTCTCCAAGAAGATGAGGAGTCTTGTTCTCTCGCCTGAGATTCACGAGACTCGATCTTTACTCGGAAAAAATTCtctttatatcttcttcttgGACGAAATCTCTCGTCGTCCCTTATACGTCTACTGGTACACTCTCCGCAGGTTTATGCTCTATGTCCTATGTCCTCGTGAAGGTATGGCCTCGTACGATACTAGAGATGGTTCTTGTCAGAGATCTGAGATGCCTAAAGATAATTGGCGGCATTCAGGAACGTGCGTGATTGACAATGTGCTCTACCTTTACTTCTCTAGATTCGGGTTAATGTGGTATGACACTCAACTGATGATATGGAGGGTGGTTTATGGTTTTGATCTTGGCAAATCTCAATGCGTTGGAATAGCTGAATACTATGGGAAGTTGGCAATTCTATGGGAGAAACCAAGTCCTGTTAATCGTGAAAGCAAAGAGATTTGGTGTACAATGATTGGTTTGCATGTAGGGATTCATGGAGCTGCAGAACCCTCTCAACTTCTCGGGATTGTTCCTCATTGCTATATAATGCGTTGTTGTCTGTCCGTTTCGGCTTAG
- the LOC104793423 gene encoding polyadenylate-binding protein 3 isoform X1 produces the protein MPPKVVKRGGAARRGGRLTRSAVKAQSTPMESAHEESVNIGELSGSDAVEAKEVDKTLEEENPIDDSVAAANPNDVVPSKKEIKDSVDDFGKDERLDLDDNEPEYEAEEYGGEEFEERELGQDDIELVNEEEEEVHEEIEVEEEAGEFEDEIGDGPEELESEHDDEHADEDVKHGGDTVDVEKEEHHDVLHDRRKRKEFEIFVGNLDRGATEDDLKKVFGHVGEVTDIRILKNPQTKKSKGSAFLRFATVEQAKRAVKELKSPMINGKKCGVTASQDNDTLFIGNICKTWTLEALREKLKHYGVENVDDITLVEDSNNVNMNRGYAFLEFSSRSDATDAHKRLLKKDVLFGVEKPAKVSFADSFLDPEDEIMAQVKTIFIDGLSPSWNEERVRDLLKRYGKLEKIELARNMPSARRKDFGFVTFDTHDAAMSCAKFINNSELGEGEDKAKVRARLSRPLQQAGKSRQSSRSDQRSRHGTGRSGRSSFARLPPRSLPSSRSARGVGSRAPSSSAKRAAGSRGRRPRPPLPPPARVRPLPPPARSYDRRPPVPLYPKASLKRDYGRRDDLPPPRSRPAVSYSSRLSPERHLSYRDDYAPRSSGYSDLPRSSSRSEMRRPYVDDPYSSRFERPPSYSEGRPRAYEPLPGSKRPYAALDDVPPRYADVDVRHSRARLDYDVGPSQYAESYGDRIPRSSLGYGSSRNSMSSHESRGPYSSRQGMDYGGGSYSGSDVGGMCSSSSYGGDLPRRDGGGSSYSSIYSSRGLGGSSYSGGGPGSYY, from the exons ATGCCACCGAAGGTTGTGAAGAGAGGAGGCGCCGCGAGAAGAGGCGGGAGGCTAACGAGATCGGCGGTCAAGGCTCAGAGTACACCGATGGAATCTGCCCATGAAGAATCTGTTAATATCGGTGAGCTATCTGGCTCCGATGCTGTGGAAGCGAAGGAGGTAGATAAAACTTTGGAGGAAGAGAATCCAATTGATGATTCTGTAGCTGCAGCTAATCCGAATGATGTTGTTCCGTCcaaaa AGGAGATAAAGGATTCTGTGGATGATTTCGGAAAAGATGAAAGATTGGATTTAGATGACAATGAACCAGAGTATGAGGCTGAAGAATATGGGGGGGAGGAGTTTGAAGAGAGAGAATTGGGACAGGATGATATTGAGTTGGTTaacgaggaggaagaagaagtgcaCGAGGAGATTGAGGTCGAGGAGGAAGCTGGTGAGTTTGAGGACGAGATTGGAGATGGTCCGGAGGAGCTTGAGAGTGAGCATGATGATGAGCATGCCGATGAAGATGTCAAACATGGAGGAGACACTGTCGATGTGGAAAAAGAAGAGCATCATGATGTTCTCCATGATAGACGTAAGCGTAAGGAGTTCGAAATATTTGTTGGAAATTTGGACAGAGGTGCTACCGAGGACGACTTGAAGAAAGTGTTTGGTCATGTTGGCGAGGTGACTGATATTAGGATTTTGAAGAATCCTCAGACAAAGAAGAGCAAGGGTTCTGCTTTCTTGCGTTTTGCAACTGTGGAACAGGCAAAACGAGCTGTTAAAGAGCTTAAAAGCCCAATG ATCAATGGTAAAAAGTGTGGTGTAACTGCAAGCCAGGATAATGACACCCTCTTCATTGGTAACATATGCAAGACATGGACCCTAGAAGCT TTGAGGGAGAAGCTGAAACACTATGGAGTTGAGAATGTGGATGATATAACGTTGGTAGAGGACAGCAACAATGTCAACATGAATCGAGGGTATGCCTTCTTGGAATTCTCTTCTCGCTCAGATGCCACGGATGCTCACAAACGTCTCCTCAAGAAAGATGTGCTGTTTGGAGTTGAGAAGCCTGCAAAGGTCTCTTTTGCTGATTCTTTCTTAGACCCAGAAGATGAGATAATGGCGCAG GTTAAGACTATCTTCATTGATGGTCTGTCACCTTCATGGAATGAAGAACGTGTTAGAGACCTTCTGAAAAGATATGGTAAACTAGAAAAGATTGAGCTTGCTCGCAATATGCCATCAGCAAGGAGGAAAGACTTTGGCTTTGTAACTTTTGATACTCATGATGCTGCTATGAGCTGTGCCAAATTCATCAACAACTCAGAGCTAGGCGAAGGGGAGGACAAG GCAAAAGTGAGAGCACGCTTATCTAGACCACTTCAGCAAGCAGGTAAAAGCAGGCAGTCCAGTCGCTCAGACCAGCGGTCTAGGCATGGGACTGGACGGTCTGGAAGGAGTTCATTTGCTCGTCTTCCACCCCGTAGCCTTCCTTCCTCTCGGAGTGCTAGAGGCGTTGGATCTCGGGCCCCATCTTCTAGTGCAAAGAGAGCGGCTGGATCAAG GGGAAGACGTCCACGCCCACCTCTACCTCCACCTGCAAGAGTCAGGCCTTTGCCACCACCTGCTAGGTCATATGATAGAAGACCTCCAG TTCCTCTGTATCCAAAGGCTAGCTTGAAGAGGGACTATGGTCGGCGTGATGATCTTCCTCCTCCAAGAAGCAGACCAGCTGTGAGCTATAGTTCAAGGCTTTCTCCTGAGAGACATCTGTCTTACAGAGATGATTATGCGCCTCGTAGCTCTGGTTATTCAGATCTTCCTAGAAGTTCGTCTCGCTCTGAAATGAGGAGGCCGTACGTGGATGACCCTTACAGTTCAAGATTTGAAAGACCTCCCAGTTACAGTGAAGGAAGACCTCGCGCTTATGAACCTCTTCCTGGATCAAAGCGTCCATATGCTGCATTG GATGACGTTCCTCCTCGTTATGCGGACGTCGATGTTCGTCATTCAAGAGCCCGTCTGGACTATGATGTTGGCCCTTCTCAATATGCGGAATCCTATGGGGACCG GATTCCTAGATCTAGTCTAGGGTATGGAAGCAGCCGAAATTCTATGTCAAGTCATGAATCGCGTGGCCCATACAGCAGTCGTCAGGGAATGGATTATGGAGGAG GTTCTTATAGTGGCAGCGATGTAGGAGGAATGTGCTCCTCTAGTAGCTATGGTGGTGACCTACCCAGAAGAGAT GGAGGAGGTAGCTCGTATTCTTCAATTTACTCAAGCCGTGGCTTGGGTGGTAGTAGTTACTCTGGTGGTGGTCCAGGATCATACTACTGA
- the LOC104793423 gene encoding polyadenylate-binding protein 3 isoform X2, whose protein sequence is MPPKVVKRGGAARRGGRLTRSAVKAQSTPMESAHEESVNIGELSGSDAVEAKEVDKTLEEENPIDDSVAAANPNDVVPSKKEIKDSVDDFGKDERLDLDDNEPEYEAEEYGGEEFEERELGQDDIELVNEEEEEVHEEIEVEEEAGEFEDEIGDGPEELESEHDDEHADEDVKHGGDTVDVEKEEHHDVLHDRRKRKEFEIFVGNLDRGATEDDLKKVFGHVGEVTDIRILKNPQTKKSKGSAFLRFATVEQAKRAVKELKSPMINGKKCGVTASQDNDTLFIGNICKTWTLEALREKLKHYGVENVDDITLVEDSNNVNMNRGYAFLEFSSRSDATDAHKRLLKKDVLFGVEKPAKVSFADSFLDPEDEIMAQVKTIFIDGLSPSWNEERVRDLLKRYGKLEKIELARNMPSARRKDFGFVTFDTHDAAMSCAKFINNSELGEGEDKAKVRARLSRPLQQAGKSRQSSRSDQRSRHGTGRSGRSSFARLPPRSLPSSRSARGVGSRAPSSSAKRAAGSRGRRPRPPLPPPARVRPLPPPARSYDRRPPVPLYPKASLKRDYGRRDDLPPPRSRPAVSYSSRLSPERHLSYRDDYAPRSSGYSDLPRSSSRSEMRRPYVDDPYSSRFERPPSYSEGRPRAYEPLPGSKRPYAALDDVPPRYADVDVRHSRARLDYDVGPSQYAESYGDRIPRSSLGYGSSRNSMSSHESRGPYSSRQGMDYGGGSYSGSDVGGMCSSSSYGGDLPRRDGGGSSYSSIYSSRGLGGSSYSGGGPGSYY, encoded by the exons ATGCCACCGAAGGTTGTGAAGAGAGGAGGCGCCGCGAGAAGAGGCGGGAGGCTAACGAGATCGGCGGTCAAGGCTCAGAGTACACCGATGGAATCTGCCCATGAAGAATCTGTTAATATCGGTGAGCTATCTGGCTCCGATGCTGTGGAAGCGAAGGAGGTAGATAAAACTTTGGAGGAAGAGAATCCAATTGATGATTCTGTAGCTGCAGCTAATCCGAATGATGTTGTTCCGTCcaaaa AGGAGATAAAGGATTCTGTGGATGATTTCGGAAAAGATGAAAGATTGGATTTAGATGACAATGAACCAGAGTATGAGGCTGAAGAATATGGGGGGGAGGAGTTTGAAGAGAGAGAATTGGGACAGGATGATATTGAGTTGGTTaacgaggaggaagaagaagtgcaCGAGGAGATTGAGGTCGAGGAGGAAGCTGGTGAGTTTGAGGACGAGATTGGAGATGGTCCGGAGGAGCTTGAGAGTGAGCATGATGATGAGCATGCCGATGAAGATGTCAAACATGGAGGAGACACTGTCGATGTGGAAAAAGAAGAGCATCATGATGTTCTCCATGATAGACGTAAGCGTAAGGAGTTCGAAATATTTGTTGGAAATTTGGACAGAGGTGCTACCGAGGACGACTTGAAGAAAGTGTTTGGTCATGTTGGCGAGGTGACTGATATTAGGATTTTGAAGAATCCTCAGACAAAGAAGAGCAAGGGTTCTGCTTTCTTGCGTTTTGCAACTGTGGAACAGGCAAAACGAGCTGTTAAAGAGCTTAAAAGCCCAATG ATCAATGGTAAAAAGTGTGGTGTAACTGCAAGCCAGGATAATGACACCCTCTTCATTGGTAACATATGCAAGACATGGACCCTAGAAGCT TTGAGGGAGAAGCTGAAACACTATGGAGTTGAGAATGTGGATGATATAACGTTGGTAGAGGACAGCAACAATGTCAACATGAATCGAGGGTATGCCTTCTTGGAATTCTCTTCTCGCTCAGATGCCACGGATGCTCACAAACGTCTCCTCAAGAAAGATGTGCTGTTTGGAGTTGAGAAGCCTGCAAAGGTCTCTTTTGCTGATTCTTTCTTAGACCCAGAAGATGAGATAATGGCGCAG GTTAAGACTATCTTCATTGATGGTCTGTCACCTTCATGGAATGAAGAACGTGTTAGAGACCTTCTGAAAAGATATGGTAAACTAGAAAAGATTGAGCTTGCTCGCAATATGCCATCAGCAAGGAGGAAAGACTTTGGCTTTGTAACTTTTGATACTCATGATGCTGCTATGAGCTGTGCCAAATTCATCAACAACTCAGAGCTAGGCGAAGGGGAGGACAAG GCAAAAGTGAGAGCACGCTTATCTAGACCACTTCAGCAAGCAGGTAAAAGCAGGCAGTCCAGTCGCTCAGACCAGCGGTCTAGGCATGGGACTGGACGGTCTGGAAGGAGTTCATTTGCTCGTCTTCCACCCCGTAGCCTTCCTTCCTCTCGGAGTGCTAGAGGCGTTGGATCTCGGGCCCCAT CTTCTAGTGCAAAGAGAGCGGCTGGATCAAGGGGAAGACGTCCACGCCCACCTCTACCTCCACCTGCAAGAGTCAGGCCTTTGCCACCACCTGCTAGGTCATATGATAGAAGACCTCCAG TTCCTCTGTATCCAAAGGCTAGCTTGAAGAGGGACTATGGTCGGCGTGATGATCTTCCTCCTCCAAGAAGCAGACCAGCTGTGAGCTATAGTTCAAGGCTTTCTCCTGAGAGACATCTGTCTTACAGAGATGATTATGCGCCTCGTAGCTCTGGTTATTCAGATCTTCCTAGAAGTTCGTCTCGCTCTGAAATGAGGAGGCCGTACGTGGATGACCCTTACAGTTCAAGATTTGAAAGACCTCCCAGTTACAGTGAAGGAAGACCTCGCGCTTATGAACCTCTTCCTGGATCAAAGCGTCCATATGCTGCATTG GATGACGTTCCTCCTCGTTATGCGGACGTCGATGTTCGTCATTCAAGAGCCCGTCTGGACTATGATGTTGGCCCTTCTCAATATGCGGAATCCTATGGGGACCG GATTCCTAGATCTAGTCTAGGGTATGGAAGCAGCCGAAATTCTATGTCAAGTCATGAATCGCGTGGCCCATACAGCAGTCGTCAGGGAATGGATTATGGAGGAG GTTCTTATAGTGGCAGCGATGTAGGAGGAATGTGCTCCTCTAGTAGCTATGGTGGTGACCTACCCAGAAGAGAT GGAGGAGGTAGCTCGTATTCTTCAATTTACTCAAGCCGTGGCTTGGGTGGTAGTAGTTACTCTGGTGGTGGTCCAGGATCATACTACTGA
- the LOC104793424 gene encoding trihelix transcription factor ASIL2-like has protein sequence MSDPDSPMNHDPIPDPSPVRIQSSPPSALVPPSLSSPAQDDASAEPVSVTDLKSASIPSAASKNSRRLPPPCWSLEETVALIDGYRDKWYALNRGNLKANHWEEVADAVGTSCPDVTPKKTAVQCRHKMEKLRKRYRTEIQRARSVPVARFISSWVHFKRMEAMENRPEIKQGNESGDDEDHDDGNYTARYQFKNGGGGGGGGGSVARTTPGFFNRNGTAGSGTSSGGIRIRIPTGVSLAQPGPRFPGKIDQKYTASPSSNPRPGRGLGVGAGGGSSYSARVGRIPEGGGGKRGREMMMMMKTEEDDGNGNDPMVEIASAIKLLGDTMLRTEQTRMEMTREIEAMRMDTEMKRTKMILESQQRIVESFAKTIAENTEEKMKRKARRMAAADSLD, from the coding sequence ATGTCCGATCCGGATTCTCCGATGAACCACGATCCAATTCCGGATCCATCACCGGTTCGGATCCAGTCGTCTCCACCGTCAGCTCTCGTCCCGCCATCATTATCATCTCCCGCTCAAGACGATGCCTCAGCGGAACCGGTTTCCGTCACAGATCTGAAGAGCGCCTCGATCCCCTCCGCCGCGTCTAAGAACTCTAGGCGGTTACCTCCGCCGTGCTGGTCGCTCGAAGAGACGGTCGCGCTAATTGACGGATACAGAGACAAATGGTACGCTCTGAACCGTGGAAACCTCAAGGCGAATCACTGGGAAGAAGTCGCAGACGCGGTTGGTACTAGTTGCCCGGACGTGACGCCGAAGAAAACCGCGGTTCAGTGCCGTCACAAGATGGAGAAGCTTCGTAAAAGGTACCGAACTGAGATACAGAGAGCTAGATCTGTGCCGGTGGCGAGGTTTATATCGTCTTGGGTTCATTTTAAGCGGATGGAAGCTATGGAGAATAGACCAGAGATCAAACAAGGTAACGAAAGTGGTGACGACGAGGATCACGACGACGGGAATTACACAGCTCGGTATCAGTTTAAaaacggcggaggaggaggaggaggaggaggatcagTGGCAAGGACGACGCCGGGGTTCTTTAATAGGAATGGTACGGCTGGATCTGGTACTAGTAGCGGCGGAATTCGAATTCGGATACCGACTGGAGTGAGTCTAGCACAGCCAGGTCCGAGATTTCCCGGTAAGATTGATCAGAAATACACGGCGAGTCCGAGTTCAAATCCGAGACCTGGTCGTGGTTTAGGAGTAGGAGCAGGAGGAGGATCTAGTTACAGTGCTAGGGTTGGTAGAATTCctgaaggaggaggagggaagagagggagagagatgatgatgatgatgaagacggaGGAGGATGATGGTAATGGTAATGATCCAATGGTGGAGATAGCGAGTGCGATTAAGCTGCTTGGAGATACGATGTTGAGAACAGAGCAGACGAGAATGGAGATGACTAGAGAGATAGAAGCGATGAGGATGGACACAGAGATGAAGAGGACGAAGATGATATTGGAATCGCAGCAACGAATTGTGGAATCCTTTGCTAAGACCATTGCAGAGAATAcggaggagaagatgaagaggaaagcTCGAAGAATGGCTGCTGCTGACTCTCTTGATTGA
- the LOC104699447 gene encoding uncharacterized protein LOC104699447 translates to MKQHRQKNPCLMTHKQWLDYFKYKKDRVSPKDVRNVIAILIATATYQAVLSPPGGVWQEDYCIDGFCQVTDLKGNITKPVYYAGTTIMGSKSWVSYGIFIFLNSIGLFTSIELISLLTKGLPFYLELQVSLTAVALTYGFAVAAVSPNLGLGLFFMVLSVVLPIAVARIPRLIRKHAKKIRIYPLRSSTTTTS, encoded by the coding sequence ATGAAACAACACCGTCAGAAGAATCCCTGCCTGATGACTCACAAGCAATGGCTAGATTACTTCAAGTACAAGAAAGACAGAGTCTCACCTAAGGACGTTCGCAATGTTATCGCGATTCTGATAGCCACAGCGACTTATCAAGCCGTTCTAAGTCCACCTGGAGGTGTCTGGCAAGAAGATTACTGCATTGATGGATTCTGTCAAGTAACTGATCTGAAAGGAAACATAACAAAACCGGTTTACTACGCTGGAACAACGATAATGGGATCAAAGAGCTGGGTCTCTTACGGCATTTTCATCTTCTTAAACTCGATCGGATTATTCACTTCTATTGAACTAATCTCTTTGCTCACAAAAGGTCTCCCTTTCTACCTTGAGCTGCAAGTTTCATTGACTGCTGTTGCCTTGACCTATGGATTCGCAGTGGCTGCAGTTTCTCCAAACCTCGGATTAGGCTTGTTCTTCATGGTGCTATCTGTGGTATTACCTATCGCTGTAGCGAGAATCCCAAGACTAATCCGAAAACATGCCAAGAAAATCAGAATCTATCCTCTAAGAAGTAGTACCACGACCACCTCATAA
- the LOC104793425 gene encoding cyclin-U4-1-like yields MAELENPSVMSKLIAFLSSLLERVAESNDLTRRVTTQSQRVSVFHGLSRPTITIQSYLERIFKYANCSPSCFVVAYVYLDRFTHRQPSLPINSFNVHRLLITSVMVAAKFLDDLYYNNAYYAKVGGISTKEMNFLELDFLFGLGFELNVTPNTFHAYFTYLQKEMTLLQPLSLVVVPPSRSVITFINDDEASHQKQQLAV; encoded by the exons atggcggaACTTGAAAATCCAAGTGTAATGTCGAAGCTAATAGCATTCTTATCTTCATTGCTAGAGCGAGTTGCTGAGTCGAACGATCTGACCAGACGAGTCACGACTCAGTCACAGAGGGTATCGGTGTTCCACGGACTGAGTAGACCGACCATAACGATCCAGAGCTATCTCGAGAGGATCTTCAAATACGCGAATTGTAGTCCTTCTTGCTTCGTCGTGGCTTACGTTTATCTCGACCGTTTCACTCACAGACAACCTTCACTTCCCATCAATTCCTTTAACGTTCATCGTCTCCTCATCACTAGTGTCATGGTCGCTGCTAAATTCCTCGATGATCT GTACTACAACAATGCGTATTACGCGAAAGTGGGAGGAATAAGCACGAAAGAGATGAATTTTCTAGAGCTGGACTTCTTATTCGGGTTAGGGTTTGAGTTAAACGTGACGCCAAACACATTCCACGCTTACTTCACTTATCTTCAAAAGGAAATgactcttcttcaacctctctctctcgttgTTGTCCCACCATCAAGATCTGTCATTACCTTCATCAATGACGATGAAGCTTCTCATCAGAAACAGCAACTCGCTGTCTGA